In the genome of Daucus carota subsp. sativus chromosome 9, DH1 v3.0, whole genome shotgun sequence, the window CTCTGTATCTTATTTAGAGCTTTAATCTTAACGATTACAGGGAATGAATACTTGCGAGCAGTGCAAGGGAGATCGTGTAATATGGGAAGAGTCAATCGATGAACGGCCATGGGAAAAGGCACGATCAATGTAATTATCCTTACCCTGCTTCTAAGAACACATATCTAGTGCTAATCGTATTCTTGTTTGTACCAGACAGTAAGCAAAATTCTTGCTTGCTTATGGATTAGATGATAATGAATTTTTCCAGAGACTTTGTATATATTCATACAGTAAGCAATGCCAAAATTATAATCCAAATTCTGATTTAAGGACATGAAATCATATTATGGTGAAAGAAAAGTTTAGAATTCCAAACTTCCTGCTTTAGATGGCTCTTTCACGATTAAGTTTATACTGTAGTATATCATATACACTTCTAACTTGTATTGATTTAATACTTGACCTGACTCACTTGTTAACTCATGAACATAAAATTCTTTACAACCTGCTTTGTTGATGCTGATTGCTGATGTAAATCCTCCTCATTACTCCTAATATTTAATCTACGAAGTTCTGGTCCTTGTCCTAATTCACTCAATATGCTTCTGCATCTTCAGTTCTCCATTCAAAGTAAAGGAAGATGACGTAGTAGACAATCTAGAGTTAAATCTTAAGAGGAAGAGGATATCAAAGCGTGTTTACCAATCCTCACCACCGGAAGTTAATTTAAAGATCAGCAGATCGTTGAAAGTAAGTCTGCTCGTCTCCTTTAAACTTGTTGGTGtttattacaattatttttctattttcttaAGATGTTGATATATAGTTGGTTATAGTAAAGTATGATAAACTGTAGGCTGTGTCTGTAAGCTAAATCTTCACATATAAAGAATTAATTTCTTTCTAGTGAGCGTGTGTTTTTTTTTGCCTCAGTCAATCACTGTCAAGTGGGTGATCATGTACATAGAAACTTTATTCTATACTACGCAATAAACTTTTGGGAATACTTGAAAATATTTGGTTGACTACATTTTTATGGTTAATGTTACTTCGGTCCTTGATTGATCTTATGTTTTCTATAGTTATGATTGTGATGTTGCTACTCCCAGACCTTAAAAATTACATATGCATTGGCGTCGTATCGTAATTAGCTAACAATGTCTTTGCAACTGACCAAAGATATTGTCTAGTTCACGAGTGTAAGATTCTTTGTTTAGTTGGATGGTTGCAGAGCCTAAATGCCAGAACTGGACTATTTAGCAACAGAATGAAGATTATTCATGGCGATCCCATGCTTCATGCGCAAAGAGTGGCTGCAATTAAGGTTTGGAAATTGTACAGTAGCTATCTTATTTCCTTGCAACATGAAAGAGAAGTATAATAATCCAAATAGTCCAATAGAACTTAAAACATATTAATATCGACTCTCGATACAATGTATATTGCCCAGAAAGCTAAAAGGACTGCTGACGCAAGGAAGCATGCATCTGAAACTATGAAAGATTACTTTCGTGATCCTGAGAACCGACGCAAGAGAAGCATTTCCATGAAAGGTGTGTCTACATGAGTTTTTGCTTAGTTTAATGTGTCCTGATTATTTCCATGGTGTTTACATATAAGTGATATAGTAACATATTACCTGGACTGACTTTGAGTGCATTACTAGAAATCCCCTGACCACATCAAAAGCCTGCTAAATACCAAAATATAAGTTAATTTATGTCATAATGTCTTGCATATCTTTAGCATCTGTAACACGTACATTAATTCTGAAccaggaataaaattttattgcaaGAACTGTGGATGTGAAGGACACAGAAAGCACTACTGCCCAAAACTCAAGGATAATTCAACAGACAGACGATTCAAATGTCGCTTGTGTGGGAAAAAGGGCCATAACAGGAGAACATGTCCAGCATCCAGATCAAATGAACCAGGGAACAAAATCACAAGGAATCACCGTTGCAGAGAATGCGGGCTAATTGGACACAATATCAGGACTTGCCAGCAGAATAGACAAGAGAAAGTCGCAACTGCTCCAATTAAAGATATCATTACCATTGCTAAACGAACTTACACTTGCCGGCTATGCCTGAAGAAAGGCCACAATATCAGGACATGCCAGAGTAACAATGTTCTGCCTCTTAACCAGTAGTAATGCTTAGTAGCATAAGATTCTTTTTGATTCAAAGCAGATGATTGGTTCATTTATAGTACTTGGGtattggaacaaaattaaatccAGAACTGGAGGCTGGAGATTTAcattattttcaataattttcttgCTAGTTTATCTAAAATAGCATTGTTGTAATTTCACAAATTGTGACAATCCACCCAGGCATAATCATATGTTCAACATAATGATTTATGAAAAGttcctttttttcttttgtggAAGATGTACATACTCTTCCTTCCAGAAAGTTTATTATTTAACcgaaatatatttagaaatttCTTTCAAGACAATTTATTTT includes:
- the LOC108202349 gene encoding uncharacterized protein LOC108202349, which gives rise to MYVMSSVCSYVGVVIPQWRRTSMHESSKFDFWVFLLHCKKKIRPFRVSSALSDDHVPAPIQTRKSYDQSEEFFGLSSQRHPSLSEASVSDAIKPRSWFGPNGQYIRELPCPSCRGRGYTLCTECGIERSRKDCAQCDGKGMNTCEQCKGDRVIWEESIDERPWEKARSISPFKVKEDDVVDNLELNLKRKRISKRVYQSSPPEVNLKISRSLKSLNARTGLFSNRMKIIHGDPMLHAQRVAAIKKAKRTADARKHASETMKDYFRDPENRRKRSISMKGIKFYCKNCGCEGHRKHYCPKLKDNSTDRRFKCRLCGKKGHNRRTCPASRSNEPGNKITRNHRCRECGLIGHNIRTCQQNRQEKVATAPIKDIITIAKRTYTCRLCLKKGHNIRTCQSNNVLPLNQ